The Chryseobacterium sp. G0186 genome includes the window TTTAGATAAGGTCAGGGAAGTTCATCTTTCAGGAGGAAGTTGGCAGGAAAGTATATATGGAAAAAAAATGATTAGGAGAGATACTCATGATGATGCCATCCCTGAAGACATTCTGACAGTGTTTTCATCTGTTTTGTCTCAATGTAAAAATCTACAATATGTAATTGTTGAAAGATTGGGGCATACTATAGATACTGAAGAAAAAAAGGAGAATTTTCTTAATGATTTTTCCAAAGTTAAAATATTAATTGAAGCATCAGATCAATGTATTCAGCAGAAAAAAAACTGGACTAAAAAAGAAATTAGATTTCCGAAAGCTCCCTTGGAAGATCTGGTTTTGTACGAAGAACAAGTCAGGCTTACGAAATTATTGTTTGACAGGGCGGAAGTGGCATCCATTAGGAATCAGGAATTTTATTATTTTAAAACTGAAAATTGGGATCAGGAAATGATTCTGACTGCTCAAAATATTATTAAGAAGTGGAATCCTTATTAAGTGAGATCACACCAGATAACCACAAATCAAATTATATGAAAATGACAACAGTTGTATTAATTCTAACCGCTGTCCTTACGGCACTTATTGCTGGTCTTTTTTATGCCTACTCATGCTCTGTAGTGCTTGGATTGGGGAAACTCTCTGACGCTGAATATCTAAAGGCCATGCAGCATATCAATCGGGAAATTCTTAACCCGGTGTTTTTTATGAGCTTCATGGGAACGGCAATTCTTCTGCCGGTAGCTACTTTTTTGTTGCGCAGTGAGCAACCGGTTTTTATTTTTCTTTTACTGGCGACATTGGCTTACCTGATAGGGGTCTTTGGAGTTACCGTAATGGGAAATGTCCCAATGAATGATATGCTGGACCAATTTGATATTTCCAATTCTACAACAGAGGCTATCAGGAAAATGAGAGAGGGCTTTGAAAGCAGATGGAACTTTCTGAACAATATAAGGACGGTTTTTTCTGTCATTAGTATTGCTTTGGTTATTTGTGCATGCGTTTGGAATAAGAATGTTTAAGTAAAAATACTCAAGTATAAAATCCGTATTTCTACGGATGTGAATGTGATCTTTTATTCAGAACTTTGTGTTGTTAGTAAGAAGAAACTTAGACATTTAAAGACTCTTGAAAAAAAATTAATAACCACGACGACCCAAATTCCAATGAGAAAGGCAGTCCCGTTAAGGACTGCCTTTTGATTATTTGTAACTGATCATCTATTGTTAGATTTTCAAAAGCTCAATAGTTCTTTCAGGGTTTTCTGTAGAGAATACAGCATTTCCGGCTACCAGAACATCTGCACCAGCTTCGAAAAGTTTTGATGCATTGTCAAGATTTACTCCTCCGTCTATTTGGATAAGTGCTGTTGAATTATTACTTAAAATAAGATCCTTTGTTTCAGCAATCTTTTTGTAAGTATTTTCAATAAACTTCTGTCCTCCGAATCCTGGATTCACACTCATTAGCAATACCAAATCTACATCAGCAATAATATCCTCAAGCATTAAAACAGGAGTAGATGGATTTAAAACAACCCCGGCTTTTGCTCCCTTACTCTGAATATGGTGAATGGTTCTGTGAAGGTGGGTACATGCTTCATAATGTACAGAAATTAGATCTGCTCCATGATTGATAAATTCATCAACATATTTCTCAGGCTCTACAATCATCAGGTGAACATCCACGAATTTTTTGGCATGCTGCTGAACTGTTTTCATCACAGGGAAACCAAATGAAATATTAGGTACAAATCTCCCGTCCATTACATCAATGTGGAACCAGTCGGCCTGAGATCTGTTTAACATTTCAATGTCTCTTTGCAGATTCCCAAAGTCTGCGGATAAAAGGGATGGAGCAATAAGCTTCGTTTTCATTTTTACTTTATATTAGATATTTAGAGTCAAGAGCCAAGAACCAAGATATGAGCTGCAAACCTAAGTGTTCATAAATACATATTTTGGAAGTCTTGAATCTTGTGTCTTTCATCTTGATTCTATTAATGATACTTCAGTTTCATTTCCGGTTTTATCCTCAGAATCGTCTCATAGATAAGATTGATGACGTTTCCTACATCTTCCTTGGATACCATTTCCACTGTTGTATGCATGTAGCGCAAAGGTAAGGAAATTAAAGCACTTGGTACCCCGCCGTTAGAATGCGCAAAAGCATCTGTATCTGTTCCTGTAGCTCTGCTTGCTGCAGCCCTTTGGTAAGGAATTTTTTTTGTTTTAGCTGTGTCAATAATTAACTCCCGGATGGTATGGTGAACGCTTGGAGCGAAGAATACCACTGGTCCTGCACCACATTTTTGATCTCCCTCCTTTTTCTTTTCGATCATTGGAGTAGTGGTGTCATGAGTAACATCAGTTACAATGGCAATATTTGGTTTGATGGTATCCGCAATCATGTCTGCTCCATAAAGTCCTACTTCTTCCTGTACGGAATTGGTAATATAAAGTCCAAACGGGATTGATTTTTTATTTTCTTTTAAAAGCCTTGCCACTTCAGCAATCATAAAGCCTCCGATTCTGTTATCCAATGCTCTGCAGACAAAATATCTGTCATTCATTTCAAAGAATTCGTCCGGGTAGGTAATCATACATCCTACAAAGATTCCCATTTTTTCAACCTCTTCTTTGGTGGTTGCCCCACAGTCGATGAAGATATTTTCAATTTTGGGAGTAGGTTCATCCTGATTGGATCTCGTGTGAATGGCCGGCCATCCGAATACGCCCTTTACAATTCCGTTTTCTCCGTGAATGTGAACTACTTTTGATGGTGCAATAGTCTGATCTGAACCTCCATTTCGGATGACATAGATCAATCCTTCATCAGTAATATAATTTACATACCATGAAATTTCATCAGCATGAGCTTCAATCACTACTTTAAATTCAGCTTCGGGATTTATGATTCCATAGCATGTTCCATAATGGTCAACTTCAATTTTATCTACATAAGGTCTAATGTAGTCCATCCAAACTTCCTGTCCTTTGTGTTCATAACCGGTTGGAGACGAAGTGTTTAAATATTTCTCTAAAAATTTCAAAGATTTCTTTTCAAATTTCATAAAAAGGAATGATTTTTGCGTTTAATTTTTCTTCTTATAAGTGTAAAAATAATGAATTTTAGCAAGATTATCTGTCTTTTTATCTTCTTTTTTGGAGTCAGTGCTTTTGGTCAAAAGGATTCTGTAATAGCAAAACCTCTCAACCAATATCCATCTGAATCTTTGAAAGTAGATGAGTTCGGCAATAAATATTATTACGACGAACAGCAGAAAGTGAAGATCTATGAAGTCAATGGAGAGCCTGTAGTGGTAATGGACGAATTGGTTTTAGTTAATAAGCCGAGATTTAATAATCAGCTGGATAAAAATTACTATTATTTTCTCAATAAGAAGTTGTACAGGGTATATCCGTTGTTTGTAACAGCTTTGCAACAATACAGAGATATTCAGGTAGACATGAATGACATGGATAGTAAGGCTAAGAGAAAGTTTGTAAGAGAAAGACAGAATATGCTTGCAGATCAGTATGAAAAGCAATTGAGAGATCTTACCACTACTGAGGGGCAGGTTTTTGCAAAGCTGATGAATAGGGCTACCGGTAAAAATGTATATGAAATCATTAGAGAACTTAGAGGCGGATTCAGTGCATTTTGGTGGAATCTGAAAGGTAAAATGGCTGATATTGATCTTAAGGAAAGATATAATCCGCATACAAACAGAACTGATGAGTTTGTGGAATCATTGCTTCAATCCAATTGGAATTCAGGTTACTTAAAACCTTACCCAGGGGCAAGCGATTTCAAGGTAAAGAAATAAAATATAAAAAATTCCTGTAAGAGTACTTACAGGAATTTTTCTTTTAATTTATCAAATACAATTTTGTCTATAGGAAGAGGGAATGGGTTGTCTGGTCTGTCTATATCCATCCATTCTGTTTTTTCAATGCATGGGTCCATAATAAGAAACTCTTTTTCATCCACAATATGTACGATATAATATATGGTAAGAAGCTGTTCGTTCTCCCTGAAACGGGAAACCAAGAAGTCTTCCTGTGTATAGAAGTGTTCTGCAATGTCGATCTTTACATTAAGCTCTTCATCAAATTCACGATGCAGGCATTCCAGTGTTCCTTCTCCATATTCTAATCCACCACCGGGAAATTTCACTAAAGGTTCGCCGGCATATTCTTCAAATAGGGTTAAAACTTTTTTGTCTTTCACTGCACAGCCATACACTCTAATGTTGATCTTGTCTATCATATATATAATGTATAATATTTTGTATAGCTAATGTAAGGAATTTTTATGAGGAGAAAATGTAAAAATACCAAAACGTAAAACTGGAAAAAATCTTAAGAGTATAGGAAATGAATAGAGATAATTGTGTTTAATCTCTATTGATATATGATTCACTCTTTTGTAAAATCTATAGTTTTACGGCATTAATCATTTCTCTTTTCCCCGGAGGTCCCTGCTTTTTTTCTACATTAAAGTTAAGTTCCTGAAGAATTCTTCTTACGCTTCCTTTAGAAGAGTAAGTTGTTAATAAACCATTAATGGCCATTTTGTCAGAAACCATTTCAAATAAAGGTTTTTCCCATAGATCAGGCTGTACTCTTGCACCGAAACAGTCAAAGTACACAAGATTAATTTTAGGCAGATCTATGTTCTTTAGATCAAAAAAATCACATTCTATCTTTTTTAAGTTGAATCCACTAATGATTTCAACTGGCTTTTCCCAATCTGCTAGATGAATTTTCTGATAAATATTTTTTAACTCTGGGTTATCAAAAAGTTCAAAATAAGCTAAATCCTTAACTTCGGATTCATTTATGGGGTATTTTTCAAGAGAAAAATAGTTGATGACATGATTTTTGTCAGTTTTTAAATATTCATTAATTGTTACCAAAACATTCAAACCTGTTCCAAAACCTAGTTCTAAAATATTAATTTCGCAATCATTTATTAAATTCAGTCCATTTTTGATAAACACGTGTTCGGCTTCCTGAAGGGCTCCATGATGAGAATGGTAATTTTCATTTAAATCATTGATAAACAATGTTTTACTTCCGTCGTTTGTGGTCTTAATCTCTCTTTTCAAGCTATTTTTTTGTCAAATTTACTCTAAAATTTTTATATTTAGAAAATTATGTTAAATTTGTAGAACATCGTAAAAATTTTAAAAAATGATAATTCAAAAAACTGAAAACTCCAGAATTTCTACATTTGACCCAAACAATTTTTCATTTGGTGGTACTTTCATTGATCATATGATTATATGTGAGTATGAAGATGGGAAATGGGGTGATGTGAAATTAGTTCCTTACGGTCCAATACCATTTACCCCTGCAATGATGGGAGTAAACTATGGGCAAGCTTGTTTTGAAGGTATGAAAGCCTATAAAGACAAAGATGGGCAGGTTTTACTTTTCAGGCCTGAAAAGAATTTTGAACGTATCAATAAGTCAGCGAAGCGTCTTGCTATGCCTGAGGTGACTAAAGAAATGTTTTTAG containing:
- a CDS encoding NUDIX domain-containing protein, with amino-acid sequence MIDKINIRVYGCAVKDKKVLTLFEEYAGEPLVKFPGGGLEYGEGTLECLHREFDEELNVKIDIAEHFYTQEDFLVSRFRENEQLLTIYYIVHIVDEKEFLIMDPCIEKTEWMDIDRPDNPFPLPIDKIVFDKLKEKFL
- the mnmD gene encoding tRNA (5-methylaminomethyl-2-thiouridine)(34)-methyltransferase MnmD, with product MKREIKTTNDGSKTLFINDLNENYHSHHGALQEAEHVFIKNGLNLINDCEINILELGFGTGLNVLVTINEYLKTDKNHVINYFSLEKYPINESEVKDLAYFELFDNPELKNIYQKIHLADWEKPVEIISGFNLKKIECDFFDLKNIDLPKINLVYFDCFGARVQPDLWEKPLFEMVSDKMAINGLLTTYSSKGSVRRILQELNFNVEKKQGPPGKREMINAVKL
- the rpe gene encoding ribulose-phosphate 3-epimerase — translated: MKTKLIAPSLLSADFGNLQRDIEMLNRSQADWFHIDVMDGRFVPNISFGFPVMKTVQQHAKKFVDVHLMIVEPEKYVDEFINHGADLISVHYEACTHLHRTIHHIQSKGAKAGVVLNPSTPVLMLEDIIADVDLVLLMSVNPGFGGQKFIENTYKKIAETKDLILSNNSTALIQIDGGVNLDNASKLFEAGADVLVAGNAVFSTENPERTIELLKI
- a CDS encoding M28 family peptidase, which gives rise to MKFEKKSLKFLEKYLNTSSPTGYEHKGQEVWMDYIRPYVDKIEVDHYGTCYGIINPEAEFKVVIEAHADEISWYVNYITDEGLIYVIRNGGSDQTIAPSKVVHIHGENGIVKGVFGWPAIHTRSNQDEPTPKIENIFIDCGATTKEEVEKMGIFVGCMITYPDEFFEMNDRYFVCRALDNRIGGFMIAEVARLLKENKKSIPFGLYITNSVQEEVGLYGADMIADTIKPNIAIVTDVTHDTTTPMIEKKKEGDQKCGAGPVVFFAPSVHHTIRELIIDTAKTKKIPYQRAAASRATGTDTDAFAHSNGGVPSALISLPLRYMHTTVEMVSKEDVGNVINLIYETILRIKPEMKLKYH
- a CDS encoding DUF1772 domain-containing protein, whose protein sequence is MKMTTVVLILTAVLTALIAGLFYAYSCSVVLGLGKLSDAEYLKAMQHINREILNPVFFMSFMGTAILLPVATFLLRSEQPVFIFLLLATLAYLIGVFGVTVMGNVPMNDMLDQFDISNSTTEAIRKMREGFESRWNFLNNIRTVFSVISIALVICACVWNKNV
- a CDS encoding DUF4294 domain-containing protein, yielding MNFSKIICLFIFFFGVSAFGQKDSVIAKPLNQYPSESLKVDEFGNKYYYDEQQKVKIYEVNGEPVVVMDELVLVNKPRFNNQLDKNYYYFLNKKLYRVYPLFVTALQQYRDIQVDMNDMDSKAKRKFVRERQNMLADQYEKQLRDLTTTEGQVFAKLMNRATGKNVYEIIRELRGGFSAFWWNLKGKMADIDLKERYNPHTNRTDEFVESLLQSNWNSGYLKPYPGASDFKVKK